The following are encoded together in the Saliniramus fredricksonii genome:
- a CDS encoding ISAs1 family transposase: protein MSGSWFEAAFSALPDPRTGNAKRHELLEVLTIALTAAVCGAEHCSDFADFAVDREALFREFLELRNGVPSHDTFSRVFRLLDPSAFAMCFGRFVDELGAAGEGVVAIDGKTLRRSFDAAAGRSPLAVVSAFASATSTVIGQTGFRAADGDSEIVAARALLRCLDLTGQLVTADAIHCQSETAQTILDRGGDYLLRLKANRPALHEMVATYFADGQIRAALPTCATTDADHGRVETRRAFVTHDLAWLRGSRSACTEPVLLPGLACLGMIESTVTRGGKTTTTRHYHVASRQLTPEAYLAAARSHWSIENGLHWVLDMTFDEDRARNRKDNGPENLAILRKLALNVLKRARPKISIRRKRKRSGWSDDFARSVIGQMR, encoded by the coding sequence ATGTCAGGATCGTGGTTTGAAGCGGCTTTTTCGGCTCTGCCGGACCCGCGAACCGGAAATGCCAAGCGCCATGAGCTTCTTGAGGTCTTGACGATTGCACTGACTGCGGCGGTTTGCGGGGCGGAGCATTGCTCGGACTTCGCGGATTTCGCGGTTGATCGGGAAGCGTTGTTCCGGGAGTTTCTGGAGCTGCGAAACGGTGTTCCGAGCCACGACACGTTCTCGCGGGTGTTCCGGCTTCTCGACCCGAGCGCCTTTGCGATGTGCTTCGGGCGGTTCGTAGACGAGTTGGGCGCGGCGGGCGAGGGCGTGGTGGCGATTGACGGCAAGACGCTGCGCCGGTCGTTCGACGCTGCGGCGGGGCGCTCGCCGCTGGCCGTGGTGTCCGCCTTCGCCTCGGCGACCTCAACCGTGATCGGCCAGACGGGCTTTCGCGCCGCCGACGGCGACAGCGAGATCGTCGCGGCGCGCGCATTGTTGCGCTGCCTCGATTTGACAGGCCAACTCGTGACTGCGGACGCCATCCATTGCCAGAGCGAGACCGCGCAGACGATCCTTGATCGCGGTGGAGACTATCTCCTGCGGTTGAAGGCGAACCGACCGGCGCTGCACGAGATGGTCGCGACATACTTCGCCGATGGACAGATCCGGGCCGCGCTCCCGACATGCGCCACGACGGATGCCGATCATGGCCGGGTCGAGACGCGCCGCGCCTTCGTTACCCACGACCTCGCCTGGCTGCGCGGCTCCAGATCCGCGTGCACCGAGCCGGTTCTCCTGCCGGGGCTTGCCTGCCTGGGAATGATAGAGAGCACCGTGACGCGCGGCGGCAAGACCACGACCACCCGCCACTACCACGTCGCCTCCCGCCAACTCACCCCAGAAGCCTACCTCGCTGCCGCGCGATCCCACTGGTCAATCGAAAACGGTCTCCATTGGGTCCTCGACATGACTTTCGACGAGGATCGCGCCCGCAACAGAAAGGATAACGGCCCAGAAAACCTCGCCATCCTCCGAAAACTCGCCCTCAACGTTCTCAAACGCGCCAGACCCAAAATCTCTATCCGACGAAAAAGAAAACGCTCCGGATGGTCCGACGACTTCGCACGATCCGTCATCGGCCAAATGCGATAG
- a CDS encoding heme ABC transporter permease yields the protein MWTKLANPGFFMRWSGRLLPWFAGATVLVFATGMYMSFFMAPPDYQQGETIRIMYIHVPSAWMALFLYTMMSISAIGTLVWRHPLADVSQKAAAPIGAAFTLVCLITGALWGKPMWGTYWVWDARLTSVLVLFLVYAGIMALWRAIDDPGRAARAVAILTLVGALNLPIIRFSVDWWNTLHQPASVFRLDGPTIYPAMLYPLLMMGVAFALLAITMHAYAMRTELMRRRIRTLNILEAERLDSRVAA from the coding sequence ATGTGGACGAAACTCGCCAATCCCGGTTTCTTCATGCGCTGGTCGGGCCGGCTGCTGCCATGGTTCGCCGGCGCGACCGTGCTCGTCTTCGCCACCGGGATGTATATGAGCTTCTTCATGGCCCCGCCCGATTACCAGCAGGGCGAGACCATCCGCATCATGTATATCCACGTGCCCTCGGCCTGGATGGCGCTGTTCCTCTATACGATGATGAGTATCTCGGCGATCGGCACGCTCGTCTGGCGCCATCCCCTGGCCGATGTCTCGCAGAAGGCCGCCGCCCCGATCGGCGCCGCCTTCACATTGGTCTGCCTGATCACCGGAGCGCTGTGGGGCAAGCCGATGTGGGGCACCTACTGGGTCTGGGATGCCCGGCTGACTTCGGTGCTCGTGCTCTTCCTCGTCTATGCCGGAATCATGGCGCTCTGGCGCGCCATCGATGATCCGGGCCGCGCCGCGCGGGCGGTGGCGATCCTCACACTGGTCGGCGCGCTCAACCTGCCGATCATCCGCTTCTCGGTCGATTGGTGGAACACCCTGCACCAGCCGGCTTCCGTCTTCCGCCTCGACGGGCCGACGATCTATCCGGCCATGCTCTATCCGCTGCTCATGATGGGCGTCGCCTTCGCGCTCCTGGCCATCACCATGCACGCTTATGCCATGCGCACCGAGCTGATGCGCCGGCGCATCCGCACACTCAACATTCTCGAAGCCGAGCGGCTCGACAGCCGCGTCGCAGCCTGA
- the ccmD gene encoding heme exporter protein CcmD, producing the protein MFDQYAPFIIASYAAFVAIIGGLGLYLVIDQRLQKRALAELETRQPKRSSRR; encoded by the coding sequence ATGTTCGATCAGTACGCCCCCTTCATCATCGCCTCCTACGCCGCCTTCGTCGCGATCATCGGCGGACTGGGGCTCTATCTCGTGATCGATCAGCGCCTGCAGAAACGCGCTCTGGCCGAGCTCGAGACGCGTCAGCCGAAACGGAGTTCCCGCCGATGA
- the leuD gene encoding 3-isopropylmalate dehydratase small subunit — translation MQAFTVLTGVAAPLRVINIDTDMIIPKQYLKTIKRTGLGKGLFAEARFNPDGSEIPDFVLNQPAYRDAQILVAGDNFGCGSSREHAPWALLDFGIRCVISTSFADIFYNNCFKNGILPIVVKPEELEMLFEDAERGSNATLTVDLESQEIRGPDGGVIRFEIDPFRKHCLLNGLDDIGLTLEKGAAIDAYENRLAERPWL, via the coding sequence ATGCAAGCTTTCACGGTTCTCACCGGCGTCGCGGCGCCGCTTCGGGTGATCAATATCGACACCGACATGATCATTCCCAAGCAGTATCTGAAGACGATCAAGCGCACGGGCCTTGGCAAGGGATTGTTCGCGGAAGCCCGCTTCAACCCGGATGGCAGTGAAATTCCCGATTTCGTGCTCAACCAGCCGGCTTATCGCGATGCGCAGATCCTCGTTGCGGGCGACAATTTCGGCTGCGGCTCCTCGCGTGAGCACGCGCCCTGGGCGCTGCTCGATTTCGGCATCCGCTGCGTGATTTCCACGAGCTTCGCCGACATCTTTTACAACAATTGCTTCAAGAACGGCATCCTGCCCATCGTGGTGAAGCCTGAAGAGCTGGAAATGCTCTTCGAGGATGCTGAGCGCGGCAGCAACGCCACGCTCACGGTGGACCTCGAATCGCAGGAGATTCGCGGCCCTGACGGCGGCGTCATCCGTTTCGAAATCGACCCGTTCCGCAAGCACTGCCTGCTCAACGGACTCGACGATATCGGTCTGACGCTGGAGAAGGGTGCGGCGATCGACGCCTACGAGAACAGGCTCGCCGAACGCCCCTGGCTGTGA